In Bacillus pumilus, the sequence AAACATTGCCCCCACGCCTGCTAAAACGGCAATCCCAAGAACAAAGCGAATCCGTGGAACCTCTTCCTTTTCATATTGATCAAATTCAGACATGGCGATCCCAATCATAGAGGAGAACACCACAAAGTTCACAGCAAGCCCCACAGGTGACGGCAATGCGGAGAAAAAGCTCATCAATAATGGAAATAAACTAATGAGGACAATGAGCAGACTTCCTATGAAAAATGGCTTTCTCGATGGAATTTTCGTTGTCTGGATAAATCCTGCTGCTCCGGAAATAGGTACAGGCGCAATGGCACCGATCAATCCGCTCAGTAAGTGACCAAATGCTGCGACAAAACCAGCAGGCCGAGCTCTCTTCCGCTCACGCAGTTCACCAAATGCCTTCACTGAACTTTCCACAATTCGAATACTTGCCAGCATGTTCACAATGAGTAAGATCGTAATGAAAAAGGACGTGACAAGTAGTCCACTGTCAAAGACCGGCATGCCGAATGGGAACAGCTTCGGAAACTCGATGATTTTTTCTGGAATTCGAACCGGCTTTGCCAACCCGAGTAGAGCGAATAACAACCAGCCTCCTGCAAGGGCAAATAACACAGAAAACTGTCTTAAGTAATGCCATTTTGAGCGGCTGATCATGAAGGTGAGGACAATAATCAAGATCGATAAACAAAAGACAAGCCCGTCCACCTGATTTCCCCGATAGCCGATGCCCATTAGCCCTTTCATGATTGGCTGACTTAACTGCACAACAAGTAAAAGCAGGTAAATGCCAGTGACGACTGGCGTAAATAAAGATGCGAGCCAATTAATGATTTTAAATAAACTAAAAATAAAAAAGAAAGCAGCACTAAAAATTAAAGCCCCTTGTAATGCTTGCAGAGTTTCAGGATACGTCGCAAAGATCGTCCCTGTCATACCTGCATAAAGGGTATACACACCCCACCACAGCCCTGCTGGACTTTCATTGATCGGCAGCATATGACCGCATAAACACTGCACCATCGCCACAAGTCCAAGTGAAAAGAATGTACTCTGAATCAGCTCTGCCGATTGCACTTGATTCAATTCAAACGCTTGTGCAATTGCAATCGGTACTGCAATAGAAGCTGCGATAAAAAATGCCATCCACTGAATGGCGCCCAAAAATAATTTCAACCCAATCACCTTCCCTTTGTCGTGACAAGACCACTAAAAATCAAAAATAGAGTCGCCGTTCCCGTCCTTCTCTTTTTGCTCCTCTTCTTTATGCTGCAACTTTTTTGCACCACTCGTGCCCATCAGCTTCTCAAGCATGGCTTGATCCGGAGACCCAGACGGTGCAGATGGTGTAGATATGGATGGAGGTGGTGAAATGACCGAAGACTGTGGCATTTGCACCTGTGACGGCGCGTCAAGAATGACATCACATAGTGAAGAAATCGCCGCCACTTGACGTTTCACCTCTTCATCATTTCCACTTTGTTTCGCTTTTTGAATCGCTTCCTCCATTTTTTGAAGCAGGCTTGATATATGGATATTCAAGGGTTGACCCTCCAATCATAAAAATTCGTTTTCAACTTTATTTTACCAAATGAACAAACCAAATGGGTTCATTTTTTCAAAGCAGTGCGCTTATGTACCTCTTATTTGACCAGTACCGGTGATTCACACATAATAAAAGGAACAAAATCGTCTATGAAAGGATTGAATAATGGACAAGCTCACTGCTCTTTTTAACAAACAAAAAGTCTTTCACAAGCCGGCGGTCCAAGAACGTATCCGCATCCTTAAAGACTTGAAAGCAGAAATCAAACAGTTTGAAAAGGATATTTTACAAGCCTTAGCACATGATTTACATAAATCGGAACAGGAAGCTTATACAACAGAGATTGGGATGGTGTATGAAGAAATCAATCATACCATCAAGCACCTTCATAAATGGGCGAAGCCATCCCGCGCGAAAACACCACTGACTCATATTGGATCGAAAAGCATGATCATCAAGGAACCGTACGGAAGTGTTCTCATTATTGCCCCTTGGAACTATCCTTTCCAACTGGCTCTTTCTCCATTAATCGGAGCCATTTCAGCTGGAAATGCCGTCATCTTAAAGCCGTCAGAACTGACGCCGCAAGTCTCACAAGTGATCGGCTCAATTGTGGAACGTGTGTTTCAAGAAGATCATGCGGCAGTCGTAGAAGGCGGTGTAGATGTCAGTACAGAGCTGCTGAAGCTGCCCTTTGATTATATCTTCTTTACTGGAAGTGTGGCTGTCGGCAAAGTCGTCATGGAAGCGGCCGCAAAGCATCTGACACCTGTCACACTTGAGCTTGGCGGAAAAAGCCCTTGCATTGTCATGCCTGATGCCGACATCAAGCTTGCTGCGAAGCGAATCACTTTTGGAAAATTCACCAATGCTGGTCAAACATGCATTGCACCAGACTATTTGCTTGTTCATGAATCCATCAAAGAGGACCTTTTGCGGGAAATGACGGCTTGTATCCGTGACTTTTATGGCGAACAACCCGAAACGCATCCGCACTTTGGGAAAAATGTCAGCCAGCGTCATTTTGACAGACTCTCACAATTTCTTTTAAATGGTACGATCGTGACGGGCGGACAGTGCAATGAACAGGAGCTCAAAATCGCACCGACCCTTTTAGATCACATCTCATGGGAAGATCCCGTGATGCAGGAGGAAATTTTCGGACCGATTCTGCCTGTCATGACCTTTCATTCTCTGCATGAAGCAGCGGACATGATCAAAGCAAGGCCGAAGCCGCTCGCCCTTTACTTATTTACAACTAGTAAAGAAACAGAAGCATATGTCCTAGACAACCTCTCATTTGGCGGAGGCTGTATCAACGACACACTGATGCATGTGGCCACTCCTTACTTGCCATTTGGAGGCGTCGGAGAAAGCGGCATAGGACGATATCATGGGAAGGAAAGCTTTTTCACCTTTACGCATGAAAAAAGCGTCCTGCGTCAGACCAATCGCTTCGATTTTTCCTTCCGTTATCCAAATGCGAAAAATGGACTCGACATTGTCCGTAAATTTTTAAAATAAACAGGACGAAGGGGGTTTCCCCCTCGTCCTATTTTGATTCAATATCCTTGATACACCAGTTGATTTCTTCAAGCCCCATTTGCTTTAAATATGCGTTTGCCTGAGAAAACGGACGGCTGCCAAAAAAGCCGTTTCTTGCAGAAAAAGGACTTGGGTGAGGTGATTCAATGATGTAATGCTTGTTTTGATCAATGCGTTCTTTCTTATTTTGGGCATGTCTTCCCCATAACACAAAGACGACGGGCTGATCCCGTTCATTCAGCACATCAATCACCCGGTCTGTCACGCGTTCCCAGCCCTTGCCTTTATGCGAATTCGCCTCACCCTTTCTCACAGTTAGCACGGTGTTTAAGAGCAGCACACCCTGTTCTGCCCAGCTGACAAGAGAGCCATGGTTTGGGACAGGACAACCAAGATCATCCTTTAGCTCCTGAAAAATATTTCTCAAAGACGGCGGCTGTCTGACACCAGGCTGAACAGAAAAGCTTAATCCGTGTGCCTGTCCTGGGCCATGATAAGGGTCTTGTCCCAAAATCACCACTTTGACCTCTTCATACGACGTCAAATGAAGGGCACGATAAACGTCATCGGGTTTCGGAAAAACGGTCTGCATGCGATATTCTTCCTTCATCCACTCACGTAATTCCTGATAATACGGCTGTTCAAATTCACTCTTCATGACAGCCCACCAGCTATCATTTAAAAATGGCTTCATTGCGGTTCTCCTCCTTCTGCCTGCTGTGCCAATCTTGAGATCATCGGTTTTCCATCCCACACAATCTCACTCTCTGATTCTCGTTTTTTCATCGCTGGTTCTTCTAGTAGGACAGCAAAGTTAGCTGTCGGCAGATCGCCAAGTTCATGCTTTTCACTTAGATCATTTAAGTAGTTCTTCCTTGTTTCACCAAGATCACTAGACTGATTTCCACCGCCATCAAAAAACGCATAGATCACGCTGGCAGCTGGTACCCGTTTTACTCGCGCATGCTGTGATACACGCAAGAAAAAGTCCCAATCCCAGTAATGATGCATAGCTGGGTCAAAGTAGCCAACCTCTTCGTGTATGTGGCGTTTATACATACTGCCCGAAGGAACATATGTAGAAAAGACACGCATATCTTCAATGTCCGCTGTATAAGCAAACAAACGTCTCGATAATGGAAAACGGATAGCGCCTTTTTCTTCAAATGAAACAATTTCTGCGTCAGAAAAGACAAAGTCGGCGTCGTCCAGCGCCTTGCTCATACGTTCGATATGACAAGGTGTGAAGTAATCATCGTCGTCACTTAGCATGATGACATCGCCTGTCAGCTCCCGCACCCCCACATTTCTTGCATTGACATGCTGGACATTCTCATCTAAATGAATCAAGCGGATCGGAAGTTCAGGATAGAGTTCCTGAATGATGTCCACTCGCTCCCCTGCATCATTCACTACTACAATTTCAAAAGGCTGTACGGTTTGTCTCGAAATGGATTCAAGCAGCTCACACAGCGCGCTTAGTCTGTTATGCGTCACAATTAATAAGGATATCTTCATATTCAACTTACTCCTTTAATAGATTCGTCTTTTTCCATTAAAACATAAATTGGCTTTCTTCTCATGATATAAAAGGTGGTTTGATTTTGCGGGAAAATGGGAATTTTTGATGGAAAGGAGTGATCACTATGGAATATATCACGGTAGAGAATAGCAAAGAAGCGAAACAGACCATTGAAAACTTACATTCATCAAAGGATGCCGTCTTCGTTTTTGCGTACGATCCAGAACGCTCTGATAACGTAACTGAGTATACAGATGCCAAAAGCATGACAGCAGTCGATCAAGGAATTTTAGATCAAGTTGCCAATGTCATTCGCACCCGGGATGATGAGCTCATGGCCAAAATGATGTCGGTCGGTGCTGATCAGGAGTTAGCCTTAACGCTTTTAGAGGAGCTGAAAAAAGGAAAATTGGTGATTAGTAAAAGATAAGGATTTGAAGCGTTTCTCTTTGAGGAACGCTTTTTTATGTCGTTTCATTGTGATAAATGGAAAAGCTGATTATAATAAGGGGTAGAACAAGAACTGTTACACATCACATTGGAGGTTCAGCAACTATGTCTATGAATAAAGCACTCACCATCGCAGGTTCGGATTCAAGCGGCGGTGCAGGTATCCAAGCAGATTTAAAAACGTTTCAAGAGAAAAACGTCTACGGGATGACAGCTTTAACAGTTGTCGTTGCAATGGACCCTCATAACTCATGGGATCATCAGGTGTTTCCAATCGATACGGCGACCATTCGTGCGCAGCTCTCTACAATTGTGGAAGGCATTGGAATAGATGCTCTAAAAACAGGCATGCTCCCAACGGTCGACGTGATTGAACTCGCGGCTGAAACCATCAAAACATATGATTTGAAAAATGTCGTCATTGATCCTGTCATGGTTTGTAAGGGGGCAAACGAAGTCCTTTACCCAGAGCATGCTGAAGCTTTACGTGAAAAGCTCACGCCACTGGCAACCGTCATCACACCTAACCTTTTCGAAGCAGGTCAATTAAGCGGCATCGGTGAGATCAAAACGATCGAACAAATGGAAGAAGCAGCAAAACGCATCCACAAACTTGGTGCAAAGTATGTCGTCATCACTGGAGGCGGTAAGCTTAGCCAAGATAAAGCGATTGATTTGCTTTATGATGGACAAACCTTTGAACGCCTTGAATCTGATAAGATCGACACACAATATACACACGGCGCAGGCTGCACATTCTCAGCGGCAGTCACAGCTGAACTAGCGAATGGATCAGACGTGAAGGAAGCCATTTATGCAGCAAAAGAATTCATCACTTCTGCCATTAAAGGCTCATTCCAGCTAAACGACTACATCGGACCAACCAAGCATTCCGCTCATCGTTTTGACAAATAAAACAGTAAAAACCGATTCACCTTTTTAATGGGTGAATCGGTTTTTTGTTTATCGATATTTAAAAACAGACCTTTATCTTCAATTGTCAGCACCTTCCATTTTCGTTCCGTAAAAAAAGCGCACTCGCTCCTGAGTACACTCTTTTGCCCCTACATGAATGCCTACTTTTGCTGATCCGATTCTTTCGCGATTTTTCGAATAAAGGCTTCAATGGATTCTACAAATAAGGCATATTCTTTCATTTGTTTATACGTATCTGACAGCTTCTCTTTTAACTCTTCCTGCTCTAGAGAAGGTTCACCGAGAATAGATTGGACTTGAATGAGCAATTCTTTATATTCTTCACGTTTATCTTCAACATGATCTGCCATTGTCTCCAAGCGCTTTCTAGTCGTCGGCTGCTGTTTTGAATTCAAGTAAACAACCCCTTTTTGTCCTGCCGCATTTGGATAAACGTCAGCCTCAGCTGTATATATTTTAAAATGATACCATAATTCAACCTGTTATCATATATGTAAAACGTCATCAAACCGCTCACCACCGCCTGAGGCAACTCTTATTTCTATGCGCTATAGGCTTTAAGATACAGGCTGATCTCACTAGAAAAAAGCAGATCAATGACCTGCTTCTTTTTGTAAATGCCATGTCTTTAGTTTAAGCTTCGTTTCATTTCTGCCACTCATCGAGATTGATTTATTTCCCGGGGAAGGAAAGTAACGTGAGGTAAATACTTCCCTGCCTCCGTTTACAAAAATCTCAATCGACGATGCATCGATAAAGATATGCAGGTCCTGTAATTCCTCTATTTCTACTTCACGAATTTCCTTTGCTCGATCTTCAAATCGATCTCGTTCTAATGTCAGTTTCCCCTCATCTTTATCATAAAAGATACGGGCAGCCGCACGAATACAGCATTCAAACCCTTTTTGTGTTTCAATTTGATCAATAAATACCTCTGCGCTCGTAATATCATCTACAGGAATAGAATGAACAGAGCGCTTAATATGAAATACATGCTCTTGCTCATTTGTCCGCATGGTCTGAAGCTCAGTTACTGGCTTTTGAATAAGATGTCCCTCATCATCTAAACGGAGCTCTCTCGGAATCGTTAAGCAGTGTATCCATTGATAGGAAATCGTCGGGTGATGCTCTTCTCCTTGATCAGGAACACCCATCCATCCAATTAAAAGACGCCTGCCTGATTCGTCTTGAAAGGTCTGCTGCGCATAGAAGTCAAAGCCTCGATCCAGCTCCTCAAATTCTCCGTGTGTATATTGGTAAGAGCTATCATCTAATGTACCAACAAAATAGCCTGATTGATGTGTATTTTGATATTTTAAGCCATCAGGCTTGAGCCCTTGCGGTGACACAATCAATACATCACGGCCGTCTAATTCGAACAGATCTGGACATTCCCACATATATCCGAAATCTTCTAATCCATTCTTTCCACTGCCTGCAATAATGCCCTGAAACGTCCAATTGTCTAATGTATCAGAGGTGAACAAGACAAGATGTCCTTTGAGATCTTGGCTTTGTGCACCTAGAACCATGTACCACTGACCATTTCGCTTCCATACCTTCGGATCACGAAAATGTGCGGTGAATCCTTCTGGCAATGTCGCCACGACACCCTTTTTCTGAAAATGAATGCCATCGTCTGAAACAGCTAAACATTGATATGTCTCACGGTTACCTTGTTCATCACGAACATTTCCGGTATACATCACATACATGTTTCCATCGTCAATGACGGCACTGCCAGAATAACAGCCATTTTGATCAAACCAATCACTTGGGGCAAGAGCGGCTTCTTCATGCTGCCAATTCACTAGATCTGTAGATGTGTAGTGACCCCAGAATTTTGCACCATGTCCCGTTTTGAATGGCTGCCATTGATAAAAGACATGGTAAATCCCCTTCCACTGAATCAATCCATTTGGGTCATTTAAAAGACCAACTGGCGGCATCAAATGAAAATGCTGGCGGTACACATCTTTTTTCACCAAATGCTCATAGTTTCGAATACGGTCTGCTACCTTTTGACGAAGTGCTGCGTCAATTGTTGTCATGACTGTGTCCACTCCTTGATTATTTTTCGACTTCTTTTACTTTAAAGATGATGGTGAGAATAAATGAAACAGCAACAGCGATTAACATACCAATAACATAATTTACCACATTTTGTAAACCAAATGGTGCTGCAATGGCAATCATCGGAATACCTGTTAAACCATAAGCGTTAGCTGCTACCTTCGTGAAGACAACGAATGCTCCGCCTAATGCGCCTCCGATCATTGCGGCAATAAACGGATTACGATAGCGCAGGTTCACACCGAATATCACAGGCTCTGTAATGCCTAAGAAAGCAGAAAATGCGGCTGGAAGTGCGATTTCTTTTGTTTTCGCACGCTTCGCTATGAAAAAGACAGCCAATCCCGCCCCGCCTTGCGCTACGTTGGACATCGCCCAGATCGGCAGCAAATAGTTCCGTCCAATGTCATTCAGCAGTCCTGCCTCAATCGCATGAAAGCTATGATGAACCCCTGTGAGCACAATTAAAGAGTAAGCACCTCCGAAAATGAGTCCTGCTAAGAATCCTGCATGGTCATAAACAAATGTCAGTGCATTTGAAATTCCTGTACCGAGCATTCTTCCGAGCGGCCCAACCGCTATAAACGTCACAAATC encodes:
- a CDS encoding purine/pyrimidine permease, which translates into the protein MKLFLGAIQWMAFFIAASIAVPIAIAQAFELNQVQSAELIQSTFFSLGLVAMVQCLCGHMLPINESPAGLWWGVYTLYAGMTGTIFATYPETLQALQGALIFSAAFFFIFSLFKIINWLASLFTPVVTGIYLLLLVVQLSQPIMKGLMGIGYRGNQVDGLVFCLSILIIVLTFMISRSKWHYLRQFSVLFALAGGWLLFALLGLAKPVRIPEKIIEFPKLFPFGMPVFDSGLLVTSFFITILLIVNMLASIRIVESSVKAFGELRERKRARPAGFVAAFGHLLSGLIGAIAPVPISGAAGFIQTTKIPSRKPFFIGSLLIVLISLFPLLMSFFSALPSPVGLAVNFVVFSSMIGIAMSEFDQYEKEEVPRIRFVLGIAVLAGVGAMFVPQGALKGMHPVLISLLSNGLVLGTLIAIVVDQVLLRKKKKSDNLVSA
- a CDS encoding YwdI family protein, which translates into the protein MNIHISSLLQKMEEAIQKAKQSGNDEEVKRQVAAISSLCDVILDAPSQVQMPQSSVISPPPSISTPSAPSGSPDQAMLEKLMGTSGAKKLQHKEEEQKEKDGNGDSIFDF
- a CDS encoding aldehyde dehydrogenase, translated to MDKLTALFNKQKVFHKPAVQERIRILKDLKAEIKQFEKDILQALAHDLHKSEQEAYTTEIGMVYEEINHTIKHLHKWAKPSRAKTPLTHIGSKSMIIKEPYGSVLIIAPWNYPFQLALSPLIGAISAGNAVILKPSELTPQVSQVIGSIVERVFQEDHAAVVEGGVDVSTELLKLPFDYIFFTGSVAVGKVVMEAAAKHLTPVTLELGGKSPCIVMPDADIKLAAKRITFGKFTNAGQTCIAPDYLLVHESIKEDLLREMTACIRDFYGEQPETHPHFGKNVSQRHFDRLSQFLLNGTIVTGGQCNEQELKIAPTLLDHISWEDPVMQEEIFGPILPVMTFHSLHEAADMIKARPKPLALYLFTTSKETEAYVLDNLSFGGGCINDTLMHVATPYLPFGGVGESGIGRYHGKESFFTFTHEKSVLRQTNRFDFSFRYPNAKNGLDIVRKFLK
- a CDS encoding uracil-DNA glycosylase yields the protein MKPFLNDSWWAVMKSEFEQPYYQELREWMKEEYRMQTVFPKPDDVYRALHLTSYEEVKVVILGQDPYHGPGQAHGLSFSVQPGVRQPPSLRNIFQELKDDLGCPVPNHGSLVSWAEQGVLLLNTVLTVRKGEANSHKGKGWERVTDRVIDVLNERDQPVVFVLWGRHAQNKKERIDQNKHYIIESPHPSPFSARNGFFGSRPFSQANAYLKQMGLEEINWCIKDIESK
- a CDS encoding glycosyltransferase family 2 protein: MKISLLIVTHNRLSALCELLESISRQTVQPFEIVVVNDAGERVDIIQELYPELPIRLIHLDENVQHVNARNVGVRELTGDVIMLSDDDDYFTPCHIERMSKALDDADFVFSDAEIVSFEEKGAIRFPLSRRLFAYTADIEDMRVFSTYVPSGSMYKRHIHEEVGYFDPAMHHYWDWDFFLRVSQHARVKRVPAASVIYAFFDGGGNQSSDLGETRKNYLNDLSEKHELGDLPTANFAVLLEEPAMKKRESESEIVWDGKPMISRLAQQAEGGEPQ
- a CDS encoding general stress protein — protein: MEYITVENSKEAKQTIENLHSSKDAVFVFAYDPERSDNVTEYTDAKSMTAVDQGILDQVANVIRTRDDELMAKMMSVGADQELALTLLEELKKGKLVISKR
- a CDS encoding bifunctional hydroxymethylpyrimidine kinase/phosphomethylpyrimidine kinase encodes the protein MSMNKALTIAGSDSSGGAGIQADLKTFQEKNVYGMTALTVVVAMDPHNSWDHQVFPIDTATIRAQLSTIVEGIGIDALKTGMLPTVDVIELAAETIKTYDLKNVVIDPVMVCKGANEVLYPEHAEALREKLTPLATVITPNLFEAGQLSGIGEIKTIEQMEEAAKRIHKLGAKYVVITGGGKLSQDKAIDLLYDGQTFERLESDKIDTQYTHGAGCTFSAAVTAELANGSDVKEAIYAAKEFITSAIKGSFQLNDYIGPTKHSAHRFDK
- a CDS encoding sucrose-6-phosphate hydrolase; translation: MTTIDAALRQKVADRIRNYEHLVKKDVYRQHFHLMPPVGLLNDPNGLIQWKGIYHVFYQWQPFKTGHGAKFWGHYTSTDLVNWQHEEAALAPSDWFDQNGCYSGSAVIDDGNMYVMYTGNVRDEQGNRETYQCLAVSDDGIHFQKKGVVATLPEGFTAHFRDPKVWKRNGQWYMVLGAQSQDLKGHLVLFTSDTLDNWTFQGIIAGSGKNGLEDFGYMWECPDLFELDGRDVLIVSPQGLKPDGLKYQNTHQSGYFVGTLDDSSYQYTHGEFEELDRGFDFYAQQTFQDESGRRLLIGWMGVPDQGEEHHPTISYQWIHCLTIPRELRLDDEGHLIQKPVTELQTMRTNEQEHVFHIKRSVHSIPVDDITSAEVFIDQIETQKGFECCIRAAARIFYDKDEGKLTLERDRFEDRAKEIREVEIEELQDLHIFIDASSIEIFVNGGREVFTSRYFPSPGNKSISMSGRNETKLKLKTWHLQKEAGH